The Christiangramia salexigens genome includes the window AGTTCGTTGGTTTCTTTTACCGTTTTCAATAAAAGTTCGAGGTCTTCTTTGGCTTCGTGTTGTTTTTTAGGATTCTGAACGTTATCATCCATATTCGCTCCTTCACCCGTATTCTCATCGAATTCTTCGCCGAAATAGTGCAGGATGAATTTTCGCCTTGAAACTGATGTCTCGGCGTAAGCCACAACCTCCTGAAGTAAAGCATGGCCAATTTCCTGTTCAGCGACAGGCTTACCGCTCATAAATTTCTCAAGCTTCTCAATATCCTTATAGGCATAGAATGCGAGGCAATGACCTTCCCCTCCATCACGACCTGCTCTACCGGTTTCCTGGTAATAGCTTTCTATACTCTTTGGTATGTCATGATGAATTACAAAGCGAACATCCGGTTTATCTATTCCCATTCCAAAGGCGATGGTAGCCACCACCACATCGATATCCTCCATAAGGAACATATCCTGATGTTTGGATCGTGTTTTAGCATCCAGTCCTGCATGGTAAGGAACAGCTTTAATACCATTCACCTGAAGTGTTTGCGCCAGTTCTTCCACCTTTTTACGGCTAAGACAATATATAATACCCGACTTTCCGGTATTCTGCTTTACGAAGCGTATAATATCGGCATCGATATTCTTTGTCTTTGGTCTTACCTCATAATAGAGGTTAGGCCTGTTAAAGCTGGCTTTAAAAGTATTTGCGTTGGTAATCCCCAGATTTTTCAGGATATCTTCCTGAACCTTGGGAGTTGCTGTAGCAGTTAAACCTATAACGGGAATATTATCACCAATTCTTTTGAGAATATGACGGAGATTCCTGTATTCAGGTCTAAAATCGTGTCCCCATTCACTTATACAGTGAGCCTCATCTACCGCAAGGAAAGATATGGTTTGCCCTCTCAGGAAATCCACATAATCTTCTTTGGTAAGAGATTCGGGAGCCACGTAAAGCAATTTAGTGATACCATTCCTGATATCATCTTTTACCCGCTTTACTTCGGTTTTATTTAGGGAGGAGTTCAAAACATGGGCAACGCCATATTCTGAAGATATGCTACGAATAGCATCTACCTGATTTTTCATCAAAGCAATAAGGGGGGAAACTACTATAGCAGTCCCATCAGATATAAGTGCAGGGAGCTGATAACATAGAGATTTACCTCCGCCAGTAGGCATTACCACAAACGTGTCTCTTCCGTGAACGATGCTGGTAATCACTTCTTCCTGAAGCCCCTTAAACTGACTAAATCCAAAGTACCTCTTGAGTTCTTTGTGTAAATCAATTTCGGTTAAACCCATTCAATTGTGTTACAATTTTACATACATTTGCATTACTAAATATACATATTTCTTTAGTACCTGCAATTCATAATTTAATCTAATTTGAAACTTAGCGACCAAATCATTTCTACTGCAAAAGAAACAATTTCCAACGAAGCAGAAGCAATTGCGAACCTCGAAAATTTCATAGACGAAGAATTTATTCAGGCAGTTGAAACAATTTACCGATCTGAGGGTCGTGTAGTCGTTACGGGAATTGGTAAAAGTGCTATTATCGCCAACAAGATCGTAGCCACTTTAAATTCTACCGGAACCCCCGCCATCTTTATGCATGCAGCAGATGCTATACATGGTGATCTGGGAATAGTTCAGACCAATGATGTGGTGATCTGTATCTCAAAAAGCGGAAATAGCCCCGAGATCAAAGTTCTGGTTCCGCTAATTAAAAATTTCAACAATACCTTAATCGGCTTAACGGCAAACAAAGAGTCTTTTCTTGGTAAGGAAGCAGATTTTGTATTAAACTGTTACGTAGAAAAAGAAGCTTGCCCAAATAACCTCGCTCCTACTACAAGTACCACCGCGCAGATGGTGATTGGTGATGCTGTAGCGATCTGCCTGTTAAACCTTAAAGGATTTACAAGCAAGGATTTCGCGAAATATCACCCGGGTGGTTCGCTTGGTAAAAAGTTATATTTAAGGGTAAGTGATATCACATCTCAGAATTTAAAACCTGAAGTAAGCCCAGATGCAAATGTGGCGGATACGATAATCGAAATTTCAGAAAAAATGTTAGGTGTTACCGCGGTTGTCGACGATGGTGAGATCATTGGGATTATTACCGATGGTGATATTAGAAGAATGCTTAAGAACCATTCTGAAATAAAAGGGCTAAAAGCTAGAGATATCATGAGCGCAAGACCTAAAACCATAGACCAGGAAGAACTGGCAGTAGAAGCCCTAGAAGTATTGGAAAAGAATAAAATTTCTCAGCTTCTTGCTGTGGAGAACGGAAAATATGCAGGGGTGGTTCATTTACATAATCTAATTAGAGAAGGAATTTTATAATGGAGAGAATAGCCCCTCAGGAAGACCCCTCGAATGAAATGTCGTTTTTAGACCATCTTGAAGAATTAAGATGGCATCTAATTAGAGCTACTCTGGCTGTGGTAATTGCAGGTGGGGTTGCCTTTATATTGAAAAGCTTCATTTTTGATGTTTTGCTATTTGGGCCGGCCAATGGTGATTTTTTCTCCTATCAGGTGCTTTGCCGATTATCCGGTGTTTTTGGAATAGATGGAGGATTCTGCGATCAGGAAATGCCTTTCAGGATCCAGAGTAGGACTATGGGTGGACAGTTCTCTGCCCACGTATGGACATCAATTACCGCAGGATTTATCATCGCTTTCCCA containing:
- the recQ gene encoding DNA helicase RecQ, translating into MGLTEIDLHKELKRYFGFSQFKGLQEEVITSIVHGRDTFVVMPTGGGKSLCYQLPALISDGTAIVVSPLIALMKNQVDAIRSISSEYGVAHVLNSSLNKTEVKRVKDDIRNGITKLLYVAPESLTKEDYVDFLRGQTISFLAVDEAHCISEWGHDFRPEYRNLRHILKRIGDNIPVIGLTATATPKVQEDILKNLGITNANTFKASFNRPNLYYEVRPKTKNIDADIIRFVKQNTGKSGIIYCLSRKKVEELAQTLQVNGIKAVPYHAGLDAKTRSKHQDMFLMEDIDVVVATIAFGMGIDKPDVRFVIHHDIPKSIESYYQETGRAGRDGGEGHCLAFYAYKDIEKLEKFMSGKPVAEQEIGHALLQEVVAYAETSVSRRKFILHYFGEEFDENTGEGANMDDNVQNPKKQHEAKEDLELLLKTVKETNELYKSKEIVKTLIGKSNAIILSHKTDEHPLFGKGKNHDSNYWMALTRQALVAGYLKKDIETYGVVKLTKKGRDYIDSPVSFMMTEDHIYDASTEESTTSNKTPSAVDEQLVKMLKDLRRKVAKSKDLPPFVIFQDPSLEDMALKYPVTIDELSNIHGVGEGKAKKYGKDFVELISRYVEDNDIARPDDMVVKSTGANSSLKLYIIQNVDRKLPLTDIASAKGMTMPEFIKEMEAIVYSGTKLNIDYWLEDILDEDQQEEIHEYFLEAETDKIEEAMEEFDGDYDDEELRLYRIKFISEVAN
- a CDS encoding KpsF/GutQ family sugar-phosphate isomerase, translated to MKLSDQIISTAKETISNEAEAIANLENFIDEEFIQAVETIYRSEGRVVVTGIGKSAIIANKIVATLNSTGTPAIFMHAADAIHGDLGIVQTNDVVICISKSGNSPEIKVLVPLIKNFNNTLIGLTANKESFLGKEADFVLNCYVEKEACPNNLAPTTSTTAQMVIGDAVAICLLNLKGFTSKDFAKYHPGGSLGKKLYLRVSDITSQNLKPEVSPDANVADTIIEISEKMLGVTAVVDDGEIIGIITDGDIRRMLKNHSEIKGLKARDIMSARPKTIDQEELAVEALEVLEKNKISQLLAVENGKYAGVVHLHNLIREGIL